In Camelus bactrianus isolate YW-2024 breed Bactrian camel chromosome 10, ASM4877302v1, whole genome shotgun sequence, a genomic segment contains:
- the DGKZ gene encoding diacylglycerol kinase zeta isoform X12: MAEGPGGGGPRGDAAGGGRAAEEEVVRRRCRRGEEAGVSQPWLEAPRGMAAGPPVEERFSQMHLRKQVSYRKAITKSGLQHLAPPPPAPGAPCSEPERQIRSTVDWSESATYGEHIWFETNVSGDFCYVGEQYCVAKMLKSVSRRKCAACKIVVHTPCIEQLEKINFRCKPSFRESGSRNIREPTFVRHHWVHRRRQDGKCRHCGKGFQQKFTFHSKEIVAISCSWCKQAYHSKVSCFMLQQIEEPCSLGVHAAVVIPPTWILRARRPQNTLKASKKKKRASFKRKSSKKGPEEGRWRPFIIRPTPSPLMKPLLVFVNPKSGGNQGAKIIQSFLWYLNPRQVFDLSQGGPKEALEMYRRVHNLRILACGGDGTVGWILSTLDQLRLKPPPPVAILPLGTGNDLARTLNWGGGYTDEPVSKILSHVEEGNVVQLDRWDLRAEPNPEAGPEERDEGATDRLPLDVFNNYFSLGFDAHVTLEFHESREANPEKFNSRFRNKMFYAGTAFSDFLMGSSKDLAKHIRVVCDGTDLTPKIQDLKPQCIVFLNIPRYCAGTMPWGHPGEHHDFEPQRHDDGYLEVIGFTMTSLAALQVGGHGERLTQCREVLLTTSKAIPVQVDGEPCKLAASRIRIALRNQATMVQKAKRRSAAPLHSDQQPVPEQLQIQVSRVSMHDYEALHYDKEQLKEASVPLGTVVVPGDSDLELCRAHIERLRQEPEGAGAKSLTCQKLSPKWCFLDATTASRFYRIDRAQEHLNYVTEIAQDEIYILDPELLGASARPDLPTPTSPLPTSPCSPTPRSLPGDAAPPKGEELIEAARRNDFCKLQELHRAGGDLMHRDERDRTLLHHAVSTGSKEVVRYLLDHAPTEILDAVEENGETCLHQAAALGQRTICHYIVEAGASLMKTDQQGNTPRQRAEKAQDTELAAYLENRQHYQMIQREDQETAV, from the exons GAAAGCCATCACCAAGTCGGGCCTCCAGCACCTGGCACcgcctcctcctgctcctggggCCCCGTGCAGTGAGCCTGAGCGGCAGATCCGGAGCACTGTGGACTGGAGC GAGTCGGCAACGTATGGGGAGCATATATGGTTTGAGACCAACGTGTCGGGGGACTTCTGCTATGTTGGAGAGCAATACTGTGTTGCTAAGATGCTG AAATCAGTGTCCCGGAGAAAGTGTGCCGCCTGCAAGATTGTGGTGCACACCCCCTGCATTGAACAGCTGGAGAAG ATAAATTTCCGCTGTAAGCCATCCTTCCGTGAATCAGGCTCCAGGAATATCCGTGAG CCAACCTTTGTGCGGCACCACTGGGTACACAGGCGACGCCAGGATGGCAAGTGTCGGCACTGTGGGAAG GGCTTCCAGCAGAAGTTCACCTTCCACAGCAAGGAGATCGTGGCCATCAGCTGCTCCTGGTGCAAGCAAGCA TACCACAGCAAGGTGTCCTGCTTCATGCTGCAGCAGATTGAGGAGCCATGCTCCCTGGGGGTCCATGCTGCCGTGGTCATCCCACCCACCTGGATCCTCCGTGCCCGCAGGCCCCAG AATACCCTCAAAGCaagcaagaagaaaaagagggcaTCCTTCAAGAGGAAATCCAGCAAGAAAGGGCCTGAG GAGGGCCGCTGGAGACCCTTCATCATCAGGCCTACCCCATCCCCCCTTATGAAGCCCCTGCTGGTGTTTGTGAACCCCAAGAGTGGGGGCAACCAG GGCGCCAAGATCATCCAGTCCttcctctggtatctcaatccCCGGCAAGTCTTTGACCTGAGCCAGGGAGGACCCAAGGAGGC GCTGGAGATGTACCGCCGAGTGCACAACCTGCGGATCCTGGCATGCGGAGGGGACGGCACG GTCGGCTGGATCCTCTCCACCCTCGACCAGCTGCGcctaaaaccaccaccacctgTCGCCATCCTGCCTCTGGGCACTGGCAACGACTTGGCCCGCACCCTCAACTGGGGCGGG gGCTACACAGATGAGCCTGTGTCCAAGATCCTGTCTCATGTGGAGGAGGGCAACGTGGTACAGCTGGACCGCTGGGACCTCCGTGCTGAGCCCAACCCTGAGGCGGGGCCTGAGGAGCGAGATGAGGGCGCCACCGACCGG CTGCCTCTGGATGTCTTCAACAACTACTTCAGCCTGGGCTTTGATGCCCACGTCACCCTGGAGTTTCACGAGTCTCGAG AGGCCAACCCAGAGAAATTCAACAGCCGCTTTCGGAACAAGATGTTCTATGCCGGG ACAGCCTTCTCCGACTTCCTAATGGGCAGCTCGAAGGACTTGGCCAAGCACATACGTGTGGTG TGTGATGGGACAGACCTGACCCCCAAAATTCAGGACCTGAAACCCCAGTGCATTGTTTTCCTGAACATCCCcag GTACTGTGCAGGCACCATGCCCTGGGGCCACCCTGGGGAGCACCATGACTTTGAGCCCCAACGGCACGATGATGGCTACCTCGAGGTCATTGGCTTTACCATGACGTCCCTG GCAGCACTGCAGGTGGGCGGGCACGGAGAGCGGCTGACACAGTGCCGAGAGGTGCTGCTCACCACATCCAAGGCCATCCCAGTCCAGGTGGATGGTGAACCCTGCAAGCTCGCAGCCTCACGCATTCGTATCGCCCTACGCAACCAGGCCACTATGGTGCAGAAGGCAAAGCGGCGGAGTGCCGCCCCACTGCACAGCGA CCAGCAGCCGGTGCCGGAGCAGCTGCAGATCCAGGTGAGCAGGGTCAGCATGCACGACTACGAGGCCCTGCACTACGATAAGGAGCAGCTCAAAGAGGCCT CTGTGCCACTGGGCACTGTGGTGGTCCCAGGAGACAGTGACCTGGAGCTGTGCCGCGCCCACATCGAGAGGCTCCGGCAG GAGCCCGAAGGTGCTGGAGCCAAGTCCCTGACGTGCCAGAAACTGTCCCCCAAGTGGTGCTTCCTGGATG CTACCACTGCCAGCCGCTTCTACAGAATCGACCGGGCCCAG GAACACCTCAACTATGTGACTGAGATCGCACAGGACGAGATTTATATCCTGGACCCTGAGCTGCTGGGGGCATCTGCTCGGCCTGACCTCCCAACCCctacttcccctctccccacctcgcCCTGCTCGCCCACGCCCCG GTCACTGCCAGGGGATGCTGCGCCCCCTAAAG GTGAAGAGCTGATTGAGGCCGCCAGGAGGAACGATTTCTGTAAG CTCCAGGAGCTGCACCGAGCTGGGGGTGACCTCATGCACCGTGACGAGCGGGACCGCACACTCTTGCACCACGCGGTCAGCACTGGCAGCAAGGAAGTGGTCCGCTACCTGCTGGACCACG CCCCCACAGAGATCCTTGATGCTGTGGAGGAAAA TGGGGAGACTTGTCTGCACCAGGCGGCAGCCCTGGGCCAGCGCACCATCTGCCACTACATTGTGGAGGCCGGGGCCTCGCTCATGAAGACAGACCAGCAG GGCAACACTCCCCGGCAGCGGGCTGAGAAGGCTCAGGACACCGAACTGGCTGCGTATCTGGAGAACCGGCAGCACTACCAGATGATCCAGAGGGAGGACCAGGAAACGGCTGTGTAG
- the DGKZ gene encoding diacylglycerol kinase zeta isoform X9, which produces MSALGAGHSAGGGCDEAAALGPVEALETEEGERPGALRQMWRYRSWDVPQIPAEASQAQKAITKSGLQHLAPPPPAPGAPCSEPERQIRSTVDWSESATYGEHIWFETNVSGDFCYVGEQYCVAKMLQKSVSRRKCAACKIVVHTPCIEQLEKINFRCKPSFRESGSRNIREPTFVRHHWVHRRRQDGKCRHCGKGFQQKFTFHSKEIVAISCSWCKQAYHSKVSCFMLQQIEEPCSLGVHAAVVIPPTWILRARRPQNTLKASKKKKRASFKRKSSKKGPEEGRWRPFIIRPTPSPLMKPLLVFVNPKSGGNQGAKIIQSFLWYLNPRQVFDLSQGGPKEALEMYRRVHNLRILACGGDGTVGWILSTLDQLRLKPPPPVAILPLGTGNDLARTLNWGGGYTDEPVSKILSHVEEGNVVQLDRWDLRAEPNPEAGPEERDEGATDRLPLDVFNNYFSLGFDAHVTLEFHESREANPEKFNSRFRNKMFYAGTAFSDFLMGSSKDLAKHIRVVCDGTDLTPKIQDLKPQCIVFLNIPRYCAGTMPWGHPGEHHDFEPQRHDDGYLEVIGFTMTSLAALQVGGHGERLTQCREVLLTTSKAIPVQVDGEPCKLAASRIRIALRNQATMVQKAKRRSAAPLHSDQQPVPEQLQIQVSRVSMHDYEALHYDKEQLKEASVPLGTVVVPGDSDLELCRAHIERLRQEPEGAGAKSLTCQKLSPKWCFLDATTASRFYRIDRAQEHLNYVTEIAQDEIYILDPELLGASARPDLPTPTSPLPTSPCSPTPRSLPGDAAPPKGEELIEAARRNDFCKLQELHRAGGDLMHRDERDRTLLHHAVSTGSKEVVRYLLDHAPTEILDAVEEKTLSFLPFLMALGRQEGPENWMESTASPCSPSGETCLHQAAALGQRTICHYIVEAGASLMKTDQQGNTPRQRAEKAQDTELAAYLENRQHYQMIQREDQETAV; this is translated from the exons GAAAGCCATCACCAAGTCGGGCCTCCAGCACCTGGCACcgcctcctcctgctcctggggCCCCGTGCAGTGAGCCTGAGCGGCAGATCCGGAGCACTGTGGACTGGAGC GAGTCGGCAACGTATGGGGAGCATATATGGTTTGAGACCAACGTGTCGGGGGACTTCTGCTATGTTGGAGAGCAATACTGTGTTGCTAAGATGCTG CAGAAATCAGTGTCCCGGAGAAAGTGTGCCGCCTGCAAGATTGTGGTGCACACCCCCTGCATTGAACAGCTGGAGAAG ATAAATTTCCGCTGTAAGCCATCCTTCCGTGAATCAGGCTCCAGGAATATCCGTGAG CCAACCTTTGTGCGGCACCACTGGGTACACAGGCGACGCCAGGATGGCAAGTGTCGGCACTGTGGGAAG GGCTTCCAGCAGAAGTTCACCTTCCACAGCAAGGAGATCGTGGCCATCAGCTGCTCCTGGTGCAAGCAAGCA TACCACAGCAAGGTGTCCTGCTTCATGCTGCAGCAGATTGAGGAGCCATGCTCCCTGGGGGTCCATGCTGCCGTGGTCATCCCACCCACCTGGATCCTCCGTGCCCGCAGGCCCCAG AATACCCTCAAAGCaagcaagaagaaaaagagggcaTCCTTCAAGAGGAAATCCAGCAAGAAAGGGCCTGAG GAGGGCCGCTGGAGACCCTTCATCATCAGGCCTACCCCATCCCCCCTTATGAAGCCCCTGCTGGTGTTTGTGAACCCCAAGAGTGGGGGCAACCAG GGCGCCAAGATCATCCAGTCCttcctctggtatctcaatccCCGGCAAGTCTTTGACCTGAGCCAGGGAGGACCCAAGGAGGC GCTGGAGATGTACCGCCGAGTGCACAACCTGCGGATCCTGGCATGCGGAGGGGACGGCACG GTCGGCTGGATCCTCTCCACCCTCGACCAGCTGCGcctaaaaccaccaccacctgTCGCCATCCTGCCTCTGGGCACTGGCAACGACTTGGCCCGCACCCTCAACTGGGGCGGG gGCTACACAGATGAGCCTGTGTCCAAGATCCTGTCTCATGTGGAGGAGGGCAACGTGGTACAGCTGGACCGCTGGGACCTCCGTGCTGAGCCCAACCCTGAGGCGGGGCCTGAGGAGCGAGATGAGGGCGCCACCGACCGG CTGCCTCTGGATGTCTTCAACAACTACTTCAGCCTGGGCTTTGATGCCCACGTCACCCTGGAGTTTCACGAGTCTCGAG AGGCCAACCCAGAGAAATTCAACAGCCGCTTTCGGAACAAGATGTTCTATGCCGGG ACAGCCTTCTCCGACTTCCTAATGGGCAGCTCGAAGGACTTGGCCAAGCACATACGTGTGGTG TGTGATGGGACAGACCTGACCCCCAAAATTCAGGACCTGAAACCCCAGTGCATTGTTTTCCTGAACATCCCcag GTACTGTGCAGGCACCATGCCCTGGGGCCACCCTGGGGAGCACCATGACTTTGAGCCCCAACGGCACGATGATGGCTACCTCGAGGTCATTGGCTTTACCATGACGTCCCTG GCAGCACTGCAGGTGGGCGGGCACGGAGAGCGGCTGACACAGTGCCGAGAGGTGCTGCTCACCACATCCAAGGCCATCCCAGTCCAGGTGGATGGTGAACCCTGCAAGCTCGCAGCCTCACGCATTCGTATCGCCCTACGCAACCAGGCCACTATGGTGCAGAAGGCAAAGCGGCGGAGTGCCGCCCCACTGCACAGCGA CCAGCAGCCGGTGCCGGAGCAGCTGCAGATCCAGGTGAGCAGGGTCAGCATGCACGACTACGAGGCCCTGCACTACGATAAGGAGCAGCTCAAAGAGGCCT CTGTGCCACTGGGCACTGTGGTGGTCCCAGGAGACAGTGACCTGGAGCTGTGCCGCGCCCACATCGAGAGGCTCCGGCAG GAGCCCGAAGGTGCTGGAGCCAAGTCCCTGACGTGCCAGAAACTGTCCCCCAAGTGGTGCTTCCTGGATG CTACCACTGCCAGCCGCTTCTACAGAATCGACCGGGCCCAG GAACACCTCAACTATGTGACTGAGATCGCACAGGACGAGATTTATATCCTGGACCCTGAGCTGCTGGGGGCATCTGCTCGGCCTGACCTCCCAACCCctacttcccctctccccacctcgcCCTGCTCGCCCACGCCCCG GTCACTGCCAGGGGATGCTGCGCCCCCTAAAG GTGAAGAGCTGATTGAGGCCGCCAGGAGGAACGATTTCTGTAAG CTCCAGGAGCTGCACCGAGCTGGGGGTGACCTCATGCACCGTGACGAGCGGGACCGCACACTCTTGCACCACGCGGTCAGCACTGGCAGCAAGGAAGTGGTCCGCTACCTGCTGGACCACG CCCCCACAGAGATCCTTGATGCTGTGGAGGAAAA GACCCTGAGTTTCCTGCCCTTTCTGATGGCCCTCGGGAGACAAGAGGGCCCAGAGAACTGGATGGAGTCCACAGCCAGCCCCTGTTCCCCCAGTGGGGAGACTTGTCTGCACCAGGCGGCAGCCCTGGGCCAGCGCACCATCTGCCACTACATTGTGGAGGCCGGGGCCTCGCTCATGAAGACAGACCAGCAG GGCAACACTCCCCGGCAGCGGGCTGAGAAGGCTCAGGACACCGAACTGGCTGCGTATCTGGAGAACCGGCAGCACTACCAGATGATCCAGAGGGAGGACCAGGAAACGGCTGTGTAG
- the DGKZ gene encoding diacylglycerol kinase zeta isoform X13, which produces MSALGAGHSAGGGCDEAAALGPVEALETEEGERPGALRQMWRYRSWDVPQIPAEASQAQKAITKSGLQHLAPPPPAPGAPCSEPERQIRSTVDWSESATYGEHIWFETNVSGDFCYVGEQYCVAKMLQKSVSRRKCAACKIVVHTPCIEQLEKINFRCKPSFRESGSRNIREGFQQKFTFHSKEIVAISCSWCKQAYHSKVSCFMLQQIEEPCSLGVHAAVVIPPTWILRARRPQNTLKASKKKKRASFKRKSSKKGPEEGRWRPFIIRPTPSPLMKPLLVFVNPKSGGNQGAKIIQSFLWYLNPRQVFDLSQGGPKEALEMYRRVHNLRILACGGDGTVGWILSTLDQLRLKPPPPVAILPLGTGNDLARTLNWGGGYTDEPVSKILSHVEEGNVVQLDRWDLRAEPNPEAGPEERDEGATDRLPLDVFNNYFSLGFDAHVTLEFHESREANPEKFNSRFRNKMFYAGTAFSDFLMGSSKDLAKHIRVVCDGTDLTPKIQDLKPQCIVFLNIPRYCAGTMPWGHPGEHHDFEPQRHDDGYLEVIGFTMTSLAALQVGGHGERLTQCREVLLTTSKAIPVQVDGEPCKLAASRIRIALRNQATMVQKAKRRSAAPLHSDQQPVPEQLQIQVSRVSMHDYEALHYDKEQLKEASVPLGTVVVPGDSDLELCRAHIERLRQEPEGAGAKSLTCQKLSPKWCFLDATTASRFYRIDRAQEHLNYVTEIAQDEIYILDPELLGASARPDLPTPTSPLPTSPCSPTPRSLPGDAAPPKGEELIEAARRNDFCKLQELHRAGGDLMHRDERDRTLLHHAVSTGSKEVVRYLLDHAPTEILDAVEEKTLSFLPFLMALGRQEGPENWMESTASPCSPSGETCLHQAAALGQRTICHYIVEAGASLMKTDQQGNTPRQRAEKAQDTELAAYLENRQHYQMIQREDQETAV; this is translated from the exons GAAAGCCATCACCAAGTCGGGCCTCCAGCACCTGGCACcgcctcctcctgctcctggggCCCCGTGCAGTGAGCCTGAGCGGCAGATCCGGAGCACTGTGGACTGGAGC GAGTCGGCAACGTATGGGGAGCATATATGGTTTGAGACCAACGTGTCGGGGGACTTCTGCTATGTTGGAGAGCAATACTGTGTTGCTAAGATGCTG CAGAAATCAGTGTCCCGGAGAAAGTGTGCCGCCTGCAAGATTGTGGTGCACACCCCCTGCATTGAACAGCTGGAGAAG ATAAATTTCCGCTGTAAGCCATCCTTCCGTGAATCAGGCTCCAGGAATATCCGTGAG GGCTTCCAGCAGAAGTTCACCTTCCACAGCAAGGAGATCGTGGCCATCAGCTGCTCCTGGTGCAAGCAAGCA TACCACAGCAAGGTGTCCTGCTTCATGCTGCAGCAGATTGAGGAGCCATGCTCCCTGGGGGTCCATGCTGCCGTGGTCATCCCACCCACCTGGATCCTCCGTGCCCGCAGGCCCCAG AATACCCTCAAAGCaagcaagaagaaaaagagggcaTCCTTCAAGAGGAAATCCAGCAAGAAAGGGCCTGAG GAGGGCCGCTGGAGACCCTTCATCATCAGGCCTACCCCATCCCCCCTTATGAAGCCCCTGCTGGTGTTTGTGAACCCCAAGAGTGGGGGCAACCAG GGCGCCAAGATCATCCAGTCCttcctctggtatctcaatccCCGGCAAGTCTTTGACCTGAGCCAGGGAGGACCCAAGGAGGC GCTGGAGATGTACCGCCGAGTGCACAACCTGCGGATCCTGGCATGCGGAGGGGACGGCACG GTCGGCTGGATCCTCTCCACCCTCGACCAGCTGCGcctaaaaccaccaccacctgTCGCCATCCTGCCTCTGGGCACTGGCAACGACTTGGCCCGCACCCTCAACTGGGGCGGG gGCTACACAGATGAGCCTGTGTCCAAGATCCTGTCTCATGTGGAGGAGGGCAACGTGGTACAGCTGGACCGCTGGGACCTCCGTGCTGAGCCCAACCCTGAGGCGGGGCCTGAGGAGCGAGATGAGGGCGCCACCGACCGG CTGCCTCTGGATGTCTTCAACAACTACTTCAGCCTGGGCTTTGATGCCCACGTCACCCTGGAGTTTCACGAGTCTCGAG AGGCCAACCCAGAGAAATTCAACAGCCGCTTTCGGAACAAGATGTTCTATGCCGGG ACAGCCTTCTCCGACTTCCTAATGGGCAGCTCGAAGGACTTGGCCAAGCACATACGTGTGGTG TGTGATGGGACAGACCTGACCCCCAAAATTCAGGACCTGAAACCCCAGTGCATTGTTTTCCTGAACATCCCcag GTACTGTGCAGGCACCATGCCCTGGGGCCACCCTGGGGAGCACCATGACTTTGAGCCCCAACGGCACGATGATGGCTACCTCGAGGTCATTGGCTTTACCATGACGTCCCTG GCAGCACTGCAGGTGGGCGGGCACGGAGAGCGGCTGACACAGTGCCGAGAGGTGCTGCTCACCACATCCAAGGCCATCCCAGTCCAGGTGGATGGTGAACCCTGCAAGCTCGCAGCCTCACGCATTCGTATCGCCCTACGCAACCAGGCCACTATGGTGCAGAAGGCAAAGCGGCGGAGTGCCGCCCCACTGCACAGCGA CCAGCAGCCGGTGCCGGAGCAGCTGCAGATCCAGGTGAGCAGGGTCAGCATGCACGACTACGAGGCCCTGCACTACGATAAGGAGCAGCTCAAAGAGGCCT CTGTGCCACTGGGCACTGTGGTGGTCCCAGGAGACAGTGACCTGGAGCTGTGCCGCGCCCACATCGAGAGGCTCCGGCAG GAGCCCGAAGGTGCTGGAGCCAAGTCCCTGACGTGCCAGAAACTGTCCCCCAAGTGGTGCTTCCTGGATG CTACCACTGCCAGCCGCTTCTACAGAATCGACCGGGCCCAG GAACACCTCAACTATGTGACTGAGATCGCACAGGACGAGATTTATATCCTGGACCCTGAGCTGCTGGGGGCATCTGCTCGGCCTGACCTCCCAACCCctacttcccctctccccacctcgcCCTGCTCGCCCACGCCCCG GTCACTGCCAGGGGATGCTGCGCCCCCTAAAG GTGAAGAGCTGATTGAGGCCGCCAGGAGGAACGATTTCTGTAAG CTCCAGGAGCTGCACCGAGCTGGGGGTGACCTCATGCACCGTGACGAGCGGGACCGCACACTCTTGCACCACGCGGTCAGCACTGGCAGCAAGGAAGTGGTCCGCTACCTGCTGGACCACG CCCCCACAGAGATCCTTGATGCTGTGGAGGAAAA GACCCTGAGTTTCCTGCCCTTTCTGATGGCCCTCGGGAGACAAGAGGGCCCAGAGAACTGGATGGAGTCCACAGCCAGCCCCTGTTCCCCCAGTGGGGAGACTTGTCTGCACCAGGCGGCAGCCCTGGGCCAGCGCACCATCTGCCACTACATTGTGGAGGCCGGGGCCTCGCTCATGAAGACAGACCAGCAG GGCAACACTCCCCGGCAGCGGGCTGAGAAGGCTCAGGACACCGAACTGGCTGCGTATCTGGAGAACCGGCAGCACTACCAGATGATCCAGAGGGAGGACCAGGAAACGGCTGTGTAG
- the DGKZ gene encoding diacylglycerol kinase zeta isoform X18 has translation MSALGAGHSAGGGCDEAAALGPVEALETEEGERPGALRQMWRYRSWDVPQIPAEASQAQKAITKSGLQHLAPPPPAPGAPCSEPERQIRSTVDWSESATYGEHIWFETNVSGDFCYVGEQYCVAKMLQKSVSRRKCAACKIVVHTPCIEQLEKINFRCKPSFRESGSRNIREPTFVRHHWVHRRRQDGKCRHCGKGFQQKFTFHSKEIVAISCSWCKQAYHSKVSCFMLQQIEEPCSLGVHAAVVIPPTWILRARRPQNTLKASKKKKRASFKRKSSKKGPEEGRWRPFIIRPTPSPLMKPLLVFVNPKSGGNQGAKIIQSFLWYLNPRQVFDLSQGGPKEALEMYRRVHNLRILACGGDGTVGWILSTLDQLRLKPPPPVAILPLGTGNDLARTLNWGGGYTDEPVSKILSHVEEGNVVQLDRWDLRAEPNPEAGPEERDEGATDRLPLDVFNNYFSLGFDAHVTLEFHESREANPEKFNSRFRNKMFYAGTAFSDFLMGSSKDLAKHIRVVCDGTDLTPKIQDLKPQCIVFLNIPRYCAGTMPWGHPGEHHDFEPQRHDDGYLEVIGFTMTSLAALQVGGHGERLTQCREVLLTTSKAIPVQVDGEPCKLAASRIRIALRNQATMVQKAKRRSAAPLHSDQQPVPEQLQIQVSRVSMHDYEALHYDKEQLKEASVPLGTVVVPGDSDLELCRAHIERLRQEPEGAGAKSLTCQKLSPKWCFLDATTASRFYRIDRAQEHLNYVTEIAQDEIYILDPELLGASARPDLPTPTSPLPTSPCSPTPRSLPGDAAPPKGEELIEAARRNDFCKLQELHRAGGDLMHRDERDRTLLHHAVSTGSKEVVRYLLDHAPTEILDAVEENGETCLHQAAALGQRTICHYIVEAGASLMKTDQQGNTPRQRAEKAQDTELAAYLENRQHYQMIQREDQETAV, from the exons GAAAGCCATCACCAAGTCGGGCCTCCAGCACCTGGCACcgcctcctcctgctcctggggCCCCGTGCAGTGAGCCTGAGCGGCAGATCCGGAGCACTGTGGACTGGAGC GAGTCGGCAACGTATGGGGAGCATATATGGTTTGAGACCAACGTGTCGGGGGACTTCTGCTATGTTGGAGAGCAATACTGTGTTGCTAAGATGCTG CAGAAATCAGTGTCCCGGAGAAAGTGTGCCGCCTGCAAGATTGTGGTGCACACCCCCTGCATTGAACAGCTGGAGAAG ATAAATTTCCGCTGTAAGCCATCCTTCCGTGAATCAGGCTCCAGGAATATCCGTGAG CCAACCTTTGTGCGGCACCACTGGGTACACAGGCGACGCCAGGATGGCAAGTGTCGGCACTGTGGGAAG GGCTTCCAGCAGAAGTTCACCTTCCACAGCAAGGAGATCGTGGCCATCAGCTGCTCCTGGTGCAAGCAAGCA TACCACAGCAAGGTGTCCTGCTTCATGCTGCAGCAGATTGAGGAGCCATGCTCCCTGGGGGTCCATGCTGCCGTGGTCATCCCACCCACCTGGATCCTCCGTGCCCGCAGGCCCCAG AATACCCTCAAAGCaagcaagaagaaaaagagggcaTCCTTCAAGAGGAAATCCAGCAAGAAAGGGCCTGAG GAGGGCCGCTGGAGACCCTTCATCATCAGGCCTACCCCATCCCCCCTTATGAAGCCCCTGCTGGTGTTTGTGAACCCCAAGAGTGGGGGCAACCAG GGCGCCAAGATCATCCAGTCCttcctctggtatctcaatccCCGGCAAGTCTTTGACCTGAGCCAGGGAGGACCCAAGGAGGC GCTGGAGATGTACCGCCGAGTGCACAACCTGCGGATCCTGGCATGCGGAGGGGACGGCACG GTCGGCTGGATCCTCTCCACCCTCGACCAGCTGCGcctaaaaccaccaccacctgTCGCCATCCTGCCTCTGGGCACTGGCAACGACTTGGCCCGCACCCTCAACTGGGGCGGG gGCTACACAGATGAGCCTGTGTCCAAGATCCTGTCTCATGTGGAGGAGGGCAACGTGGTACAGCTGGACCGCTGGGACCTCCGTGCTGAGCCCAACCCTGAGGCGGGGCCTGAGGAGCGAGATGAGGGCGCCACCGACCGG CTGCCTCTGGATGTCTTCAACAACTACTTCAGCCTGGGCTTTGATGCCCACGTCACCCTGGAGTTTCACGAGTCTCGAG AGGCCAACCCAGAGAAATTCAACAGCCGCTTTCGGAACAAGATGTTCTATGCCGGG ACAGCCTTCTCCGACTTCCTAATGGGCAGCTCGAAGGACTTGGCCAAGCACATACGTGTGGTG TGTGATGGGACAGACCTGACCCCCAAAATTCAGGACCTGAAACCCCAGTGCATTGTTTTCCTGAACATCCCcag GTACTGTGCAGGCACCATGCCCTGGGGCCACCCTGGGGAGCACCATGACTTTGAGCCCCAACGGCACGATGATGGCTACCTCGAGGTCATTGGCTTTACCATGACGTCCCTG GCAGCACTGCAGGTGGGCGGGCACGGAGAGCGGCTGACACAGTGCCGAGAGGTGCTGCTCACCACATCCAAGGCCATCCCAGTCCAGGTGGATGGTGAACCCTGCAAGCTCGCAGCCTCACGCATTCGTATCGCCCTACGCAACCAGGCCACTATGGTGCAGAAGGCAAAGCGGCGGAGTGCCGCCCCACTGCACAGCGA CCAGCAGCCGGTGCCGGAGCAGCTGCAGATCCAGGTGAGCAGGGTCAGCATGCACGACTACGAGGCCCTGCACTACGATAAGGAGCAGCTCAAAGAGGCCT CTGTGCCACTGGGCACTGTGGTGGTCCCAGGAGACAGTGACCTGGAGCTGTGCCGCGCCCACATCGAGAGGCTCCGGCAG GAGCCCGAAGGTGCTGGAGCCAAGTCCCTGACGTGCCAGAAACTGTCCCCCAAGTGGTGCTTCCTGGATG CTACCACTGCCAGCCGCTTCTACAGAATCGACCGGGCCCAG GAACACCTCAACTATGTGACTGAGATCGCACAGGACGAGATTTATATCCTGGACCCTGAGCTGCTGGGGGCATCTGCTCGGCCTGACCTCCCAACCCctacttcccctctccccacctcgcCCTGCTCGCCCACGCCCCG GTCACTGCCAGGGGATGCTGCGCCCCCTAAAG GTGAAGAGCTGATTGAGGCCGCCAGGAGGAACGATTTCTGTAAG CTCCAGGAGCTGCACCGAGCTGGGGGTGACCTCATGCACCGTGACGAGCGGGACCGCACACTCTTGCACCACGCGGTCAGCACTGGCAGCAAGGAAGTGGTCCGCTACCTGCTGGACCACG CCCCCACAGAGATCCTTGATGCTGTGGAGGAAAA TGGGGAGACTTGTCTGCACCAGGCGGCAGCCCTGGGCCAGCGCACCATCTGCCACTACATTGTGGAGGCCGGGGCCTCGCTCATGAAGACAGACCAGCAG GGCAACACTCCCCGGCAGCGGGCTGAGAAGGCTCAGGACACCGAACTGGCTGCGTATCTGGAGAACCGGCAGCACTACCAGATGATCCAGAGGGAGGACCAGGAAACGGCTGTGTAG